A single Musa acuminata AAA Group cultivar baxijiao chromosome BXJ2-1, Cavendish_Baxijiao_AAA, whole genome shotgun sequence DNA region contains:
- the LOC103995937 gene encoding F-box/kelch-repeat protein At1g51550, with amino-acid sequence MKPTAETGHLSAFPAPTKVLKKAPLMASIPPPLSPSSSSSSSYSPSNYSSSSITQMGSDHIISILLLLPVESILSFSMTCRRFRSVASSDSVWEPICRREWGSGGVDALVASLSQQERQRLSWKRLYAQVSRPRSLSCRRLSSKSGAFPNPRASHSLNFISDWLVLFGGGCEGGRHLDDTWVAYIGNGHNRVICWQHVNSGVPSGRFGQTCTLLSKFLVLFGGINDNGERLNDTWIGEVLYEGQIDLRIAWRLLDVGTLVPPPRGAHAACCAGDQRVMIHGGIGSYGLRFDDTWILDLSDDFKSGRWHQVMNAQSSPPPRSGHSLTWIGGTYMVLFGGRGSGYEVLNDVWLFDVGGDGPEWKELKLSGLPSEMPLPRVGHSATLILGNKILIYGGEDSERHRKDDFWVLDIGALRSFQTAGSKKTPRKLWKRLSIEGHSPQYRSFHGACTDRSGHYVYVFGGMVDGVVHPAEAYGLSFNGELYQVKLVLQL; translated from the exons ATGAAACCCACGGCCGAAACAGGGCACCTCTCTGCCTTCCCCGCCCCGACCAAGGTCTTAAAGAAGGCCCCTCTCATGGCTTCGATCCCTCCCCCGctttctccctcctcctcctcctcctcttcttattCCCCTTCCAACTACTCTTCAAGCAGCATAACCCAGATGGGCAGTGATCACATCATctctatcctcctcctcctccccgtaGAGTCCATCCTCTCCTTCTCCATGACATGCAGAAGGTTCAGATCCGTGGCCTCCTCCGACTCCGTGTGGGAACCCATCTGCAGGAGGGAGTGGGGCAGCGGCggcgtcgacgccctcgtcgcttCCTTGTCTCAGCAAGAAAGGCAGCGGCTTTCTTGGAAGCGGCTCTACGCGCAAGTTTCCCGGCCCCGTTCCCTTTCTTGCCGCCGATTGTCGAGTAAAAGTGGCGCCTTTCCGAATCCCAGGGCTTCTCACTCCCTCAATTTCATCTCTGATTGGCTTGTTCTCTTCGGCGGGGGATGCGAAGGAG GTCGCCACCTTGATGATACATGGGTAGCATACATTGGAAATGGACACAATAGAGTGATATGTTGGCAGCATGTTAATTCTGGTGTTCCAAGTGGGCGTTTTGGACAGACATGCACACTCCTTAGCAAGTTTCTAGTTCTGTTTGGTGGAATCAACGATAATGGAGAGCGTTTAAATGATACATGGATTGGGGAGGTTCTTTATGAAGGACAAATTGATCTCAGAATTGCATGGAGGCTACTGGATGTGGGTACTCTGGTTCCTCCCCCTCGAGGAGCCCATGCTGCATGTTGTGCTGGAGATCAGAGGGTGATGATACATGGAGGGATCGGGTCGTACGGCCTCAGATTTGATGATACATGGATTCTAGATCTGTCAGATGACTTTAAATCTGGTAGGTGGCACCAGGTGATGAATGCTCAGTCATCACCTCCCCCACGGTCCGGTCACTCGTTAACATGGATTGGTGGGACATACATGGTTCTCTTTGGTGGGAGGGGCTCGGGATATGAGGTTCTTAATGATGTCTGGCTCTTTGATGTTGGTGGCGATGGTCCTGAATGGAAGGAATTAAAGCTATCTGGTTTACCTAGTGAAATGCCACTTCCACGAGTCGGGCATTCGGCAACACTTATATTAGGAAACAAGATTCTCATATATGGTGGTGAAGATTCAGAGAGGCACCGGAAGGATGATTTCTGGGTGTTAGACATAGGAGCCTTGCGAAGTTTCCAAACAGCAGGTTCAAAGAAAACACCGAGAAAATTGTGGAAGAGGCTAAGCATCGAAGGTCACTCCCCACAGTACAGGTCCTTCCATGGGGCCTGCACAGACAGGTCAGGACATTATGTGTATGTCTTTGGTGGTATGGTCGATGGTGTTGTACATCCTGCTGAAGCCTATGGGCTGAGCTTCAACGGGGAGTTGTATCAGGTCAAGCTTGTGCTTCAGTTATAG